A single Hippocampus zosterae strain Florida chromosome 17, ASM2543408v3, whole genome shotgun sequence DNA region contains:
- the ccdc97 gene encoding coiled-coil domain-containing protein 97 translates to MWGEITEPRVKIQPTPSDKCVKEDQCTVPQDLVILPRVPHIDYPEPPQDSQVFQDVPAEVNALLEAVVASGSQVKSQQIGDAELTTEERTKELLQQYRSKPLVFLERYHKCLKPEHLSAFSHVSADPRAWHYSEVIQRQAAGSAHKTRVRNQRYAALRALQKEGLYFSEGQMRTREPLLYEQYIGQYLTDDEVIERSQEAMLGDAQQGGAVPEGAAGGLSHLLLNSYQERLIQCRLQEEQDREEGTREEEDEEEEEEDEGKRRLLSFC, encoded by the exons ATGTGGGGTGAAATTACCGAACCTCGGGTCAAAATACAACCCACGCCGTCCGATAAATGTGTAAAGGAGGACCAATGCACAGTACCGCAGGACCTCGTGATACTGCCCCGTGTTCCCCATATAGATTATCCAGAACCACCGCAAGATTCCCAG GTGTTCCAAGATGTCCCCGCTGAAGTCAACGCCTTGTTGGAGGCTGTAGTTGCAAGTGGAAGCCAAGTGAAGAGTCAGCAGATAGGAGATGCTGAGCTGACAACCGAGGAACGTACAAAGGAGCTACTGCAACAGTACAGGAGCAAACCACTGGTCTTCTTGGAGCGCTACCAC AAATGCTTGAAGCCCGAGCATCTGTCAGCTTTTTCCCATGTCAGCGCTGACCCACGAGCCTGGCACTACAGCGAAGTGATCCAGAGGCAAGCAGCAGGAAGCGCCCACAAGACGAGAGTTCGAAACCAGCGCTACGCTGCACTCAGGGCCCTGCAGAAAG AGGGCCTCTATTTCAGTGAAGGACAAATGCGAACGAGGGAGCCACTGCTGTATGAACAATATATAGGACAGTACCTAACTGATGATGAG GTGATAGAGCGCTCCCAAGAGGCCATGCTGGGTGATGCACAGCAAGGAGGGGCGGTACCAGAGGGAGCCGCGGGAGGGCTGTCGCACCTCCTCCTCAACTCCTACCAGGAGCGGCTTATCCAGTGTCGTCTGCAGGAGGAACAGGATAGAGAGGAGGGTacacgggaggaggaggacgaggaggaggaggaagaagatgaaggcAAGAGACGCTTGTTGAGCTTTTGTTAG
- the LOC127589914 gene encoding uncharacterized protein LOC127589914 isoform X1, whose product MEPIGPQRSSCDAATVHVKREEGDEKQSALVLGSQGSPAPCSDPAYGGGRGGLDDAAEELRAPSALRAAATTTSDLHLSSAMPSAPPPSSDFSSKAVLCLIDAVGRRWGLYETRERSQLFQSVQEELAAKGHFHPVERIRRKWNNLIVTYKRVKDRSRETGHAKTSWEFFDLMDATLCDTVGSYISSNKRGKGGGGGGGAIVTQASAKVAPRPHVPPPTTIVRPNGNFPTTVQVESGVKCPADACSSSAAAIASKSALCQSESPDLKPLIVLNSDIVTANLHLASTDPTQTFISSPCFTQAASPSLMSSVNTDPNASRKAAPFPADVACFHRGNNHNFASNFSSAYSSLSASVSTSAVSGPEGHKGNEAQSGPFYDREILKQREAQTDLDGVARVRMEARERRRERREMRMGRSLCRIATALELLSSKQDTVIALLQRLADRK is encoded by the exons ATGGAGCCCATCGGTCCACAACGAAGCAGCTGCGACGCAGCAACGGTGCACGTCAAAAGGGAGGAGGGAGATGAAAAGCAATCTGCCCTAGTTTTGGGCAGCCAGGGCTCGCCTGCGCCTTGCAGCGATCCTGCAtacggaggaggaagaggcgggCTGGATGACGCCGCAGAGGAGCTGAGGGCACCGTCGGCGCTCCGCGCAGCTGCCACCACTACTTCGGATCTACATCTGT catCAGCCATGCCATCCGCTCCTCCCCCCAGTTCCGATTTCTCCTCCAAGGCTGTTTTGTGTCTGATTGACGCAGTCGGCCGCCGCTGGGGCCTGTATGAGACCCGGGAGCGCTCGCAGCTCTTCCAGAGCGTCCAGGAGGAGTTGGCTGCCAAGGGGCACTTCCATCCTGTTGAAAGGATCCGCCGCAAGTGGAACAACCTGATCGTCACGTACAAAAGGGTCAAAGATCGCAGTCGAGAAACGGGACATGCTAAGACATCCTGGGAGTTCTTTGAC CTGATGGACGCGACGCTCTGTGACACCGTGGGTTCTTACATCAGTAGCAACAAACGCggcaaaggaggaggaggaggaggaggagccatcGTCACACAAGCCTCAGCCAAGGTCGCACCTCGACCGCACGTCCCGCCGCCCACCACTATCGTCCGCCCCAATGGGAACTTCCCCACAACTGTTCAAGTGGAATCAGGGGTCAAGTGTCCGGCCGATGCCTGCAGTAGCAGCGCTGCTGCTATTGCATCAAAGTCGGCTCTTTGCCAATCAGAAAGTCCGGACCTCAAACCGCTGATCGTCCTTAACAGTGATATTGTCACAGCCAACCTTCATCTGGCCTCCACTGATCCAACCCAAACTTTTATCTCCTCACCTTGTTTCACACAAGCCGCCTCCCCTTCTCTCATGTCCAGCGTCAACACAGACCCAAACGCATCCCGTAAAGCGGCTCCCTTCCCGGCAGACGTCGCATGCTTCCATCGTGGCAACAACCACAACTTCGCTTCCAATTTCTCTTCCGCCTACTCCTCACTTTCAGCCTCCGTTTCCACCTCGGCCGTTTCAGGACCTGAAGGCCACAAGGGAAACGAGGCGCAAAGCGGCCCCTTCTACGACCGGGAGATATTAAAGCAAAGGGAGGCGCAGACTGACCTGGATGGCGTGGCTCGCGTGCGGATGGAAGCCAGAGAAAGGCGGCGCGAGAGGAGGGAGATGCGAATGGGGAGGTCCCTGTGCAGGATTGCTACGGCCCTGGAGCTGCTCTCCTCCAAACAAGACACTGTCATTGCCCTGCTACAGAGGCTGGCTGATAgaaagtga
- the LOC127589914 gene encoding uncharacterized protein LOC127589914 isoform X2 — MEPIGPQRSSCDAATVHVKREEGDEKQSALVLGSQGSPAPCSDPAYGGGRGGLDDAAEELRAPSALRAAATTTSDLHLFGRRWGLYETRERSQLFQSVQEELAAKGHFHPVERIRRKWNNLIVTYKRVKDRSRETGHAKTSWEFFDLMDATLCDTVGSYISSNKRGKGGGGGGGAIVTQASAKVAPRPHVPPPTTIVRPNGNFPTTVQVESGVKCPADACSSSAAAIASKSALCQSESPDLKPLIVLNSDIVTANLHLASTDPTQTFISSPCFTQAASPSLMSSVNTDPNASRKAAPFPADVACFHRGNNHNFASNFSSAYSSLSASVSTSAVSGPEGHKGNEAQSGPFYDREILKQREAQTDLDGVARVRMEARERRRERREMRMGRSLCRIATALELLSSKQDTVIALLQRLADRK; from the exons ATGGAGCCCATCGGTCCACAACGAAGCAGCTGCGACGCAGCAACGGTGCACGTCAAAAGGGAGGAGGGAGATGAAAAGCAATCTGCCCTAGTTTTGGGCAGCCAGGGCTCGCCTGCGCCTTGCAGCGATCCTGCAtacggaggaggaagaggcgggCTGGATGACGCCGCAGAGGAGCTGAGGGCACCGTCGGCGCTCCGCGCAGCTGCCACCACTACTTCGGATCTACATCTGT TCGGCCGCCGCTGGGGCCTGTATGAGACCCGGGAGCGCTCGCAGCTCTTCCAGAGCGTCCAGGAGGAGTTGGCTGCCAAGGGGCACTTCCATCCTGTTGAAAGGATCCGCCGCAAGTGGAACAACCTGATCGTCACGTACAAAAGGGTCAAAGATCGCAGTCGAGAAACGGGACATGCTAAGACATCCTGGGAGTTCTTTGAC CTGATGGACGCGACGCTCTGTGACACCGTGGGTTCTTACATCAGTAGCAACAAACGCggcaaaggaggaggaggaggaggaggagccatcGTCACACAAGCCTCAGCCAAGGTCGCACCTCGACCGCACGTCCCGCCGCCCACCACTATCGTCCGCCCCAATGGGAACTTCCCCACAACTGTTCAAGTGGAATCAGGGGTCAAGTGTCCGGCCGATGCCTGCAGTAGCAGCGCTGCTGCTATTGCATCAAAGTCGGCTCTTTGCCAATCAGAAAGTCCGGACCTCAAACCGCTGATCGTCCTTAACAGTGATATTGTCACAGCCAACCTTCATCTGGCCTCCACTGATCCAACCCAAACTTTTATCTCCTCACCTTGTTTCACACAAGCCGCCTCCCCTTCTCTCATGTCCAGCGTCAACACAGACCCAAACGCATCCCGTAAAGCGGCTCCCTTCCCGGCAGACGTCGCATGCTTCCATCGTGGCAACAACCACAACTTCGCTTCCAATTTCTCTTCCGCCTACTCCTCACTTTCAGCCTCCGTTTCCACCTCGGCCGTTTCAGGACCTGAAGGCCACAAGGGAAACGAGGCGCAAAGCGGCCCCTTCTACGACCGGGAGATATTAAAGCAAAGGGAGGCGCAGACTGACCTGGATGGCGTGGCTCGCGTGCGGATGGAAGCCAGAGAAAGGCGGCGCGAGAGGAGGGAGATGCGAATGGGGAGGTCCCTGTGCAGGATTGCTACGGCCCTGGAGCTGCTCTCCTCCAAACAAGACACTGTCATTGCCCTGCTACAGAGGCTGGCTGATAgaaagtga
- the LOC127589911 gene encoding extracellular serine/threonine protein kinase FAM20C-like isoform X2 — MVRRNLGPSTRSVYLCLACLSVALHVILAFFCLAVLQTACILPNPSSSSLNPRTETERHHRLSSPTHKLSISSQNDKPYKSNATGMPAAIDPEKKTIGAGKVNRVTEEASKLRALFEHPLYNLPEAGLLEDDWLLRVKKNEDVGDEEDINSDSQWESESHENGYDKVSWTNDAESHPPWLRFHLGITRWALYNRKDVTVSNLTHYLATQRILGAVQKSGGTQLKLLMSFPNYGQALLKPKKQSRDAETDVNLFYFSDFERHNAEISAFHLDRLLGFNRIPPVVGRLINVTSEIREITTDRKLFRTFFTSPAGNVCFYGQCEYYCSTEHPLCGQPHSLEVSLAAMLPDLRLAPRRSWRSPWRRSYSRTKRAQWEKDPAYCDTVKQTPPYNHGTRLVDVIDMAILDFLMSNMDRHHYETFEKFGNETFLLHLDNGRAFGRHSQDELSILAPLQQCCRIRRSTLLRLRLLSDPDFRLSDVMRQSLAQDPLGAVAPLLSEAHLAALDRRLATVLHVVKTCEEQHTDVIFNDLGQYKIYEQQIK, encoded by the exons ATGGTGAGACGGAACCTCGGTCCATCCACCCGTTCCGTTTATCTCTGCCTGGCCTGTCTGTCCGTCGCTCTGCACGTCATTCTAGCATTCTTTTGTCTCGCTGTCCTCCAAACAGCCTGCATCCTTCCCaacccctcttcctcctccttaaaTCCAAGAACAGAAACCGAGAGGCATCACCGGCTCTCTTCCCCTACACATAAACTATCAATCAGTTCCCAGAATGACAAGCCTTACAAATCAAATGCGACCGGAATGCCTGCTGCCATTGACCCAGAGAAGAAAACGATTGGCGCCGGAAAAGTAAATCGAGTCACCGAAGAGGCCTCGAAGCTGCGGGCGCTTTTCGAGCACCCGCTGTACAACCTGCCAGAAGCGGGGCTGCTTGAGGATGATTGGCTGCTGAGGGTGAAGAAAAACGAGGACGTGGGTGATGAGGAAGACATCAATAGTGACAGCCAGTG GGAGAGTGAAAGTCACGAGAATGGCTACGACAAAGTCTCATGGACCAACGACGCCGAGTCGCACCCACCCTGGTTGCGATTCCACTTGGGCATCACTCGGTGGGCGCTGTACAACAGAAAGGATGTCACGGTGTCAAATTTAACTCATTACTTGGCAACGCAACGTATCCTCGGAGCAG TTCAAAAGTCAGGAGGTACTCAACTCAAACTGCTGATGTCTTTCCCAAACTACGGACAAGCTCTGCTCAAACCGAAAAA aCAATCCAGAGACGCAGAGACAGACGTGAACCTCTTTTACTTCTCTGACTTTGAAAGACACAATGCGGAGATCTCAGCTTTTCACCTTGACAG GCTCCTGGGCTTCAACAGAATCCCCCCAGTGGTCGGTCGTCTCATCAACGTCACCAGTGAGATCAGAGAGATTACCACCGACCGCAAACTGTTTCGCACCTTCTTCACTTCCCCcg CGGGGAATGTGTGTTTCTATGGTCAGTGTGAATACTACTGCTCGACAGAGCACCCGCTGTGTGGGCAACCGCACTCACTGGAAGTATCCTTGGCAGCCATGCTCCCCGACCTCAGACTTGCTCCTCGCAGGTCTTGGAGGTCACCATGGAGACGATCCTACAGCCGCACCAAACGGGCCCA ATGGGAAAAAGACCCTGCATACTGTGACACTGTCAAACAGACGCCTCCCTACAACCACGGCACCAGACTGGTGGATGTGATCGACATGGCTATTTTGGACTTCCTCATGA GCAACATGGATAGACATCACTATGAGACATTTGAGAAATTTGGCAATGAAACTTTCCTGCTACATCTGGATAATGGACGAGC GTTTGGACGACACTCTCAAGATGAGCTATCAATTTTAGCTCCCTTACAACAGTGCTGCAG GATCCGGCGCTCCACCCTCCTTCGGTTGCGTCTCTTGTCCGATCCAGACTTCCGTCTGAGTGATGTCATGCGACAGTCGTTGGCCCAGGATCCTCTTGGAGCTGTTGCTCCACTCCTGTCCGAGGCACACCTTGCTGCTTTGGACCGACGACTAGCAACTGTCCTGCATGTGGTGAAGACCTGTGAAGAGCAGCacactgatgtcattttcaatgacTTAGGACAGTACAAAATATATgagcaacaaataaaataa
- the LOC127589911 gene encoding extracellular serine/threonine protein kinase FAM20C-like isoform X1, with protein sequence MVNGLEFGTTQQAIWFLSVPPSLFSSMVRRNLGPSTRSVYLCLACLSVALHVILAFFCLAVLQTACILPNPSSSSLNPRTETERHHRLSSPTHKLSISSQNDKPYKSNATGMPAAIDPEKKTIGAGKVNRVTEEASKLRALFEHPLYNLPEAGLLEDDWLLRVKKNEDVGDEEDINSDSQWESESHENGYDKVSWTNDAESHPPWLRFHLGITRWALYNRKDVTVSNLTHYLATQRILGAVQKSGGTQLKLLMSFPNYGQALLKPKKQSRDAETDVNLFYFSDFERHNAEISAFHLDRLLGFNRIPPVVGRLINVTSEIREITTDRKLFRTFFTSPAGNVCFYGQCEYYCSTEHPLCGQPHSLEVSLAAMLPDLRLAPRRSWRSPWRRSYSRTKRAQWEKDPAYCDTVKQTPPYNHGTRLVDVIDMAILDFLMSNMDRHHYETFEKFGNETFLLHLDNGRAFGRHSQDELSILAPLQQCCRIRRSTLLRLRLLSDPDFRLSDVMRQSLAQDPLGAVAPLLSEAHLAALDRRLATVLHVVKTCEEQHTDVIFNDLGQYKIYEQQIK encoded by the exons ATGGTGAATGGGCTTGAATTCGGCACAACTCAACAGGCCATTTGGTTTTTAAGTGTCCCTCCTTCTCTCTTTTCCAGCATGGTGAGACGGAACCTCGGTCCATCCACCCGTTCCGTTTATCTCTGCCTGGCCTGTCTGTCCGTCGCTCTGCACGTCATTCTAGCATTCTTTTGTCTCGCTGTCCTCCAAACAGCCTGCATCCTTCCCaacccctcttcctcctccttaaaTCCAAGAACAGAAACCGAGAGGCATCACCGGCTCTCTTCCCCTACACATAAACTATCAATCAGTTCCCAGAATGACAAGCCTTACAAATCAAATGCGACCGGAATGCCTGCTGCCATTGACCCAGAGAAGAAAACGATTGGCGCCGGAAAAGTAAATCGAGTCACCGAAGAGGCCTCGAAGCTGCGGGCGCTTTTCGAGCACCCGCTGTACAACCTGCCAGAAGCGGGGCTGCTTGAGGATGATTGGCTGCTGAGGGTGAAGAAAAACGAGGACGTGGGTGATGAGGAAGACATCAATAGTGACAGCCAGTG GGAGAGTGAAAGTCACGAGAATGGCTACGACAAAGTCTCATGGACCAACGACGCCGAGTCGCACCCACCCTGGTTGCGATTCCACTTGGGCATCACTCGGTGGGCGCTGTACAACAGAAAGGATGTCACGGTGTCAAATTTAACTCATTACTTGGCAACGCAACGTATCCTCGGAGCAG TTCAAAAGTCAGGAGGTACTCAACTCAAACTGCTGATGTCTTTCCCAAACTACGGACAAGCTCTGCTCAAACCGAAAAA aCAATCCAGAGACGCAGAGACAGACGTGAACCTCTTTTACTTCTCTGACTTTGAAAGACACAATGCGGAGATCTCAGCTTTTCACCTTGACAG GCTCCTGGGCTTCAACAGAATCCCCCCAGTGGTCGGTCGTCTCATCAACGTCACCAGTGAGATCAGAGAGATTACCACCGACCGCAAACTGTTTCGCACCTTCTTCACTTCCCCcg CGGGGAATGTGTGTTTCTATGGTCAGTGTGAATACTACTGCTCGACAGAGCACCCGCTGTGTGGGCAACCGCACTCACTGGAAGTATCCTTGGCAGCCATGCTCCCCGACCTCAGACTTGCTCCTCGCAGGTCTTGGAGGTCACCATGGAGACGATCCTACAGCCGCACCAAACGGGCCCA ATGGGAAAAAGACCCTGCATACTGTGACACTGTCAAACAGACGCCTCCCTACAACCACGGCACCAGACTGGTGGATGTGATCGACATGGCTATTTTGGACTTCCTCATGA GCAACATGGATAGACATCACTATGAGACATTTGAGAAATTTGGCAATGAAACTTTCCTGCTACATCTGGATAATGGACGAGC GTTTGGACGACACTCTCAAGATGAGCTATCAATTTTAGCTCCCTTACAACAGTGCTGCAG GATCCGGCGCTCCACCCTCCTTCGGTTGCGTCTCTTGTCCGATCCAGACTTCCGTCTGAGTGATGTCATGCGACAGTCGTTGGCCCAGGATCCTCTTGGAGCTGTTGCTCCACTCCTGTCCGAGGCACACCTTGCTGCTTTGGACCGACGACTAGCAACTGTCCTGCATGTGGTGAAGACCTGTGAAGAGCAGCacactgatgtcattttcaatgacTTAGGACAGTACAAAATATATgagcaacaaataaaataa
- the cbx6b gene encoding neuronal pentraxin-2 codes for MVAFIGAVICIIAAVHTGTTKAARRQPAADNRSLYATQPPATRGSAARAGTLGALHGSEVPGSEAPTFHVGLDGLDGVTGLTGHDPAVSRLICTPIPAGECNPKNFQQQADDPSLYAGEDRGYLRTTADELRQTVLQQKEQIQTDQRTIRELTSKLFECEKGLKGRGGVPDRRGGAVGIWGGKSPAEGAQAERVMVRDSAASAHDHVLTLRAVDELEQAISQLKDRIERLEADINLFPHSQTDINNSAVVQDGGKSFGPERWVGHKAGAERPWKMEDLEVELERKVELLENERKALRLETERHRQEMDRGINKLRDRLSGLEEGQYEQRANYFPEGYRLSFPSRTNYMYAVVKHSIPKLWAFTFCLWLRPTEGGIGTPVSYAVSEQPNELVLLQGLRTPTELLINDKVARLPLNFSRGNWQHICVTWNQKGGDWQAYQGGRLRGGGHGLAAGHEIRPGGVLVLGQEQDSLGGGFDSTQALVGELSQMGLWDRVLSADQVASLARCGTVTQGSVAPWTERAVEVYGGATKYPGEPCSKHSRSSK; via the exons ATGGTGGCCTTCATCGGCGCCGTTATCTGCATCATCGCGGCCGTCCACACCGGAACCACCAAGGCGGCTCGACGGCAGCCGGCAGCCGACAACCGCTCGCTGTACGCGACGCAGCCCCCCGCTACCAGAGGCTCGGCGGCCAGGGCTGGAACCTTGGGTGCTCTCCACGGTTCTGAAGTGCCCGGATCCGAGGCACCGACTTTTCACGTCGGGCTCGACGGTCTGGACGGGGTCACGGGACTGACCGGGCACGACCCAGCCGTCAGTCGCCTCATATGCACGCCGATCCCCGCCGGGGAGTGCAACCCGAAAAACTTTCAGCAACAAGCGGACGACCCGTCGTTATACGCGGGAGAAGACCGGGGCTACCTCCGCACCACCGCGGACGAGCTCCGGCAGACCGTCCTGCAGCAAAAGGAGCAAATACAAACGGACCAGCGGACCATCAGGGAGCTGACGAGCAAACTATTCGAGTGCGAGAAGGGGCTCAAGGGTCGGGGTGGCGTCCCCGACAGACGCGGAGGTGCTGTGGGCATATGGGGAGGCAAAAGCCCGGCAGAGGGGGCGCAAGCCGAGCGGGTGATGGTGCGGGACAGCGCCGCGTCTGCGCATGACCACGTGCTCACGCTACGGGCAGTGGATGAGCTGGAGCAGGCCATCAGTCAGCTCAAAGACCGCATAGAGAGACTGGAG GCCGACATCAATCTGTTTCCTCACAGCCAGACGGACATCAACAACTCTGCAGTTGTGCAGGACGGCGGGAAATCCTTTGGCCCAGAAAGGTGGGTTGGGCACAAAGCGGGTGCGGAAAGGCCCTGGAAGATGGAGGACTTGGAAGTGGAGCTTGAAAGGAaggtggagctgttggagaacgagAGAAAAGCCTTGAGGCTGGAAACCGAAAGACACCGACAGGAAATGGACCGGGGAATCAACAAGTTACGTGACCGACTCTCAGGACTGGAGGAAGGTCAATATGAACAGAGAG CTAATTACTTTCCGGAGGGCTACAGACTGTCTTTTCCATCGCGTACAAACTACATGTACGCGGTGGTGAAACACTCCATCCCAAAATTATGGGccttcaccttttgcctttGGCTCCGGCCTACGGAAGGAGGCATCGGAACACCCGTCTCTTACGCCGTTTCCGAGCAACCCAATGAACTGGTGCTGCTCCAAGGCCTGCGCACGCCCACTGAGCTGCTCATCAATGACAAG GTGGCCCGGCTACCTCTGAACTTTTCTCGAGGCAACTGGCAACACATATGTGTGACCTGGAACCAGAAAGGAGGCGACTGGCAGGCCTACCAGGGCGGAAGGTTGAGGGGAGGTGGCCACGGCCTGGCGGCTGGTCATGAAATTAGACCTGGAGGAGTGCTAGTCCTTGGTCAAGAGCAG GATTCCCTGGGTGGAGGCTTTGATTCAACTCAAGCTTTAGTTGGAGAATTGTCCCAGATGGGTCTTTGGGACCGAGTCCTGTCTGCGGACCAGGTGGCCAGCTTGGCTCGGTGTGGAACGGTGACCCAGGGCAGCGTGGCTCCTTGGACTGAGCGTGCAGTGGAGGTTTATGGTGGAGCCACCAAGTACCCTGGGGAGCCTTGTAGTAAACATAGCCGGAGCTCCAAGTGA